AGGCGTGGATATCGAGCTCTCCCCGGACGACCTTGCAAAGCTGACGCGTGCTGATTTTGCTTCGGTCGCCAAGTAATTTCGTTCTGCATTGTTGTGCTTTTATTCGAGTTCAGCATCGTCCAATAAAGGCAGAGTCAACTGCACCATGGTACTCCATTCAGTGTGCCCAGGAACAGGCGATATGATGAAGAATTCACCGTGAAATATTTGTACGACCCGCTTGGCTTTGGCGAGGCCGAGGCCGGTTCCATGGGGCTTTGTCGAAAAGAAAGGTTCCATTACATGGTTGAAAATCTCTTTGTCGATACCACTGCCTGAATCACAGAAGGTGAGTGTATAGCATCTCTCGCTCGGGGTTTCGAATCTGCCAGCACATTCCTTGTCTGTTTTCCATTTGCCGATTATTTCGATGGAAATGGTGTCGCCTTTTCTGGCCTCCAAAGCATTGGTCAGGATTTCATGAATGCATTTGCTTATGAGAGCCTTGTCCATGGGCAGGGTGACCGGCTCAATGCTTATGTGCCAATTGACGGCTTTTTCCGGTGGATTCACGAGATCCATAGCTGTCGAGCGGACGCTCTTTATCAGGGTTTCAAGATCAAAGGGGGTCGTTTGAGTCGGGATGATATCGATGTAATCCCGTACCGATGCGACCAGATTTTCCAGGTCCTGGCAACAATCCATGATCGTCCCCAGGTGCTCGACCATGCCTTCGTCTTCCGGGAGCTTTCGTTTCAGCAGGTTGGCGTTGCCGCCGATTCCGAGGAGCGGGTTGCGAATCTGGTGGGCGATGGAGTCAGCGAGCTGTCGGAGAGATTCTTCCCGCTCTGTATCTATCAGCCTGGTCCGTTTGGCCCTTTCTATTCTGCGCTCCATGCGTTGCTTCAGACGGAATGCCAGGATGAGCAACACCCCCGCCATTGCCGTGAGGTATGTCAAACTGGCGATGAGCGTCTTTCGTATGCTGTCGTCCACCATGTCGGACCAAGGAACGAGGACAATCAGTTCCCACGGCTTTCCGGGAATACGCTGTTCTCTGAGTAAATATTGTGTTTGGTCGATTTCGATCCACTTGGCTCCCAGGCTTGTTCCTGTGGCTGTGTCCAGTTGAGCGAGTGGAGCACCCTTGTACAAGCGGCCTTTGCGGGCGGTTTTCAGCAGGTTCTCGGGCAAAGGCTCGAGTGTCTTATTGATCCAGTCGGCTCGGCTCGAAAGAACAATGACGCCATTCGGGTCTTTGGCCATGACGATATTGTTTGAGCTTTTCCAAGCGTTCTGCAGCTCCGATAATTGAAATTTTACGACCGCGACGCCTACGATGGTGTTGTTCAACATAATGGGGTGAGAGAGATAATATCCGGGAATGCCGCTTGTGGCACCGATGGCGTACATGGAGCCTTCCCTGCCTTCCATGGCCCGTTGAAAGTAGGGGCGAAAACTATAGTTGTTACCAACGAAACTGTCGGGTTCGTCATAGTTGCTTGATGCGATAGTGGTGCCTTGTTTGTCCATGATGTAGACGACGGATGCACCTGAACGCACCTGGATTGCCTTGATCAATATATTCGCCGTGAGTTGGTCTGTGCGGTTTTCAAAGAGTCTCAGGATCGTCCTGTCTTTAGACACAGAGAAGGGGAGGTGTTTGAACTTGTTTATTTTATCAAGAAAAATCTGTTGATATGCCTCGAGCTGAATATCAGTGTTGCGCCAAGCCTTGTTGATCTGACGATGCATTGACACGAAATAGGTGGACAGAATGATAGTTCCTCCTGTCACGAGGCAGAAGAGTATCAAAATGAGGCGTTTCATGTTTTCCCCTCCCCTCTACTCAAGGCTTTCTGACCACAGACCGCCGTCGAAATTGAAAAGAGTCCTATTCCTTTGAGCATACAGATTATTCCCGGGAGTGCAACGGAACTGTGGCGTGTCAAAGGGAATGCGCTTTCGTGGCACTCATTCATTGGTTATTAATTGAAGGTGTACCAAAATGGTTCTTGAGGTGCTTTAATGAAAGGTGCAGAATACTCCCCGGCATGAAAACTGGTACTATTGCAAAGAGCTACGCTCTGGAGTTGCTATGGACAAAATAAAAAATATTGCGGTTGTGGCCCATGATAATTGTAAGGGTGAGCTGCTGGACTTTATTGACTGTAATCGCGGTGTGATGGGTGAACATAACCTGATTGCCACAGGAACAACCGGCCGAATGGTGGAGATATTGTTCAGGGAAAGAACATCGCAGAACGGAGATAAGAATGCCCAAAAAAAGGTGACTCGGTTGAAATCCGGGCCATTGGGCGGGGATCAGCAGATGGGAGCGCTGATCGCTGACGGCAAAGTCGATATTCTCATCTTTTTTTGGGACCCCATGGAGCCCCAGCCGCATGATGTTGATGTAAAGGCCCTGCTTCGTTTGGCTGTCCTGTATAACATCCCGACAGCCAGTAATCGTTCGTCAGCCGAATTCCTTATCTCATCCGCCTTTTTTGACCATGAATTCAGCATCAAGAAAAGTGAATTTTTTGAATATGCCAATAGGGATGTGCAGGAAGTTTAGATGTGAGCGTTTAAAAAAAGACTTGGAAGGTTTTCCTTCCAAGTCTTTTTTTTGTCCTAATTATTTGCATCTGTTCTATACGTATAAACAAAATTTCCTTTGTCACAGTTCCAGTTGGTGTAGACAATATCCAGTTCGGGCGAGACAGTGAACGTTATCTGTACTTTGTTGCCTATCCGCAAGGGTGCGGCGAAGGAAACCCAGCTTCGTCCCGGGATACCTGTATAGTCCTTGCCAGCCTGGAGCTGCACCCAGCCGCTGGCCTGACTCCATCGTTTGACCATGGTGATTTCTTCGACAATCTGCGGTCCGACATAGAATACGGACTGTCCGTCCTGCCCTTCTCCCCATATGCTGTCGTTAACCGTGGCTTCATAGGTGCCCTGTGCGACGGCTTTTTTGTCCAGATCGGCAAGGTCAATGGCTTCGATGATCGAGGTGAACTGGTCGGACGAACTCCAATCCCAGGTGTCCGGATACGTCGAGCCGTTGCCGAGATAGACGAGCAGGGTTCCGGCGAGTTCGTTACGTCCCGGTGGATTCCAGCGGTGGGTGATGAGGTCGAGATTGCCGTCCTGATTCAGGTCGGCCATGCGGATGGCAGAACCCCAGCCGCCGTATTTTGATGTCCAGGTGGGCCAACTGGTGCGCGGTTCGTACTGGATCACGAAAGGTGACAGGAAACGGTAGAGCGAGAAGCCGCCGCGTCCTTTGCCCATGTAGCAATTGGAGGAGGCGGCAATGGTGGGTACTGTGTCCGGCTGTGCCGGAGCCTTGTGGATGGATGGCGCGTAGTCAATGCCGTTGCCGTAGTAGTTCTGGTCTTCGGAGGTCCATCCCGGCGTTGTGGACGGAGTGGTCCCGAGTTTGCCGAGGTAAAGGCGGATCGGTGCAGAATCAAAAAGTACATCCATGAGTCCGTCCATATTCACATCACCGAAAGTCACGGCCATGGACACGAAAGAGTCGGCTGTCAGCCAGACAGAGCCGGGCTGATTGGAGTACTGGCCGTTTTGATTGATATAGATACGGTTTTGTACTTTGAACGGGGGTTGTGGATTATCGGCGCGAATGCTCTTTTTGGAGTCCGTGCGGTTGGCTTTCGCCTTTCTTGAGCATTCCTGTGTGGCGAAACTTTCTACTTCAGGGATCGGTTCTCCGCAGGCTACTGCCAGATCCAGATCGCCATCGCCATCTATATCGCCCAAAGCGCAGCCAAAGGACGGGTAGCCGGTATCAGTAAAGGTCGGCAGGGGGTTCAGCGTCCCGCGCTGGTTGTAGTAGACCTTGATTCCGCCTTTTTCATATTCCAGCCCTTTTCCGAGAAAGACCGAGACCACAACATCATTGAATCCGTCGCCGTCGATGTCGCCCACGGCGAGAGTGCCGTGATGGTCTGTGTCGCCGGAAATCCAGTCAGGTGTTTCAGGGAAAGTCCCGTCCTGGCGGTTCAAATACACGGTGACATGTTGCAGGGCTTTGTCATTGCCGCTGGAGACCACCATGTCCTTGAAGCCGTCGCCATTGATGTCGGCAAGGGCCAACCCCGTGCCGAAATCTCCGCCTTCCTGTCCGGGAAAGAAGGGGTCGGTGGAGAAAGTAGGCGTGGCTGAGTATGGCAGGAGTGTCTGTTTCGTTTCGGAGCAGGAAGCCGATGGCAGTGCAGTGATGATTATCAAAGTGAGAAGAAGACGAGAGCAGGCAGTTTTCATGAAAACCTCCGAGCAGTGTGTGACATGGGTTCAACAGTTTTACTGACCCCTTACACTGTCAAACTCCCTATCACAAGATGCGGGCCTGATTCTCTCGTTCCCATTAAATGGAAGACTTGATTCGATCGAGAATCCAGTGAAACCACCGCTCGTACCCCTCACCGTCGTAGTTCTCGGACAATGGGTTCATGAAGCCGTGCCCGTATGGAACAACATGGCATTTCGTCATTGGTTTCCCTTGCAGTGATTGAACGACGCATTGCACATCGAAATGGGATTCATGATCCGGAAAAATCAATTCGACAGGCACGGTGGGAACCGCGTCGAGCATGGTACGGATTGATGAACCGTAGAAACAGAGAGCGCCGGGAATCGTATGCGCTTGCTCTTGGCAGACAGCTTGCCATACGGCTCCGGCTCCGGCGCTGAATCCGATAAGGTACACTGGCTCCTGGGCCTCGGAGACTGCGT
The genomic region above belongs to uncultured Pseudodesulfovibrio sp. and contains:
- a CDS encoding VCBS repeat-containing protein — encoded protein: MKTACSRLLLTLIIITALPSASCSETKQTLLPYSATPTFSTDPFFPGQEGGDFGTGLALADINGDGFKDMVVSSGNDKALQHVTVYLNRQDGTFPETPDWISGDTDHHGTLAVGDIDGDGFNDVVVSVFLGKGLEYEKGGIKVYYNQRGTLNPLPTFTDTGYPSFGCALGDIDGDGDLDLAVACGEPIPEVESFATQECSRKAKANRTDSKKSIRADNPQPPFKVQNRIYINQNGQYSNQPGSVWLTADSFVSMAVTFGDVNMDGLMDVLFDSAPIRLYLGKLGTTPSTTPGWTSEDQNYYGNGIDYAPSIHKAPAQPDTVPTIAASSNCYMGKGRGGFSLYRFLSPFVIQYEPRTSWPTWTSKYGGWGSAIRMADLNQDGNLDLITHRWNPPGRNELAGTLLVYLGNGSTYPDTWDWSSSDQFTSIIEAIDLADLDKKAVAQGTYEATVNDSIWGEGQDGQSVFYVGPQIVEEITMVKRWSQASGWVQLQAGKDYTGIPGRSWVSFAAPLRIGNKVQITFTVSPELDIVYTNWNCDKGNFVYTYRTDANN
- a CDS encoding cache domain-containing protein, with product MKRLILILFCLVTGGTIILSTYFVSMHRQINKAWRNTDIQLEAYQQIFLDKINKFKHLPFSVSKDRTILRLFENRTDQLTANILIKAIQVRSGASVVYIMDKQGTTIASSNYDEPDSFVGNNYSFRPYFQRAMEGREGSMYAIGATSGIPGYYLSHPIMLNNTIVGVAVVKFQLSELQNAWKSSNNIVMAKDPNGVIVLSSRADWINKTLEPLPENLLKTARKGRLYKGAPLAQLDTATGTSLGAKWIEIDQTQYLLREQRIPGKPWELIVLVPWSDMVDDSIRKTLIASLTYLTAMAGVLLILAFRLKQRMERRIERAKRTRLIDTEREESLRQLADSIAHQIRNPLLGIGGNANLLKRKLPEDEGMVEHLGTIMDCCQDLENLVASVRDYIDIIPTQTTPFDLETLIKSVRSTAMDLVNPPEKAVNWHISIEPVTLPMDKALISKCIHEILTNALEARKGDTISIEIIGKWKTDKECAGRFETPSERCYTLTFCDSGSGIDKEIFNHVMEPFFSTKPHGTGLGLAKAKRVVQIFHGEFFIISPVPGHTEWSTMVQLTLPLLDDAELE
- a CDS encoding methylglyoxal synthase — its product is MDKIKNIAVVAHDNCKGELLDFIDCNRGVMGEHNLIATGTTGRMVEILFRERTSQNGDKNAQKKVTRLKSGPLGGDQQMGALIADGKVDILIFFWDPMEPQPHDVDVKALLRLAVLYNIPTASNRSSAEFLISSAFFDHEFSIKKSEFFEYANRDVQEV
- a CDS encoding dienelactone hydrolase family protein — translated: MQIILVTEIWGRTAHVDLMAEAFDRASHAVTVIDPYDGHDRKFGNEQEAYAAFITQCGHDEYARRVCHAVSEAQEPVYLIGFSAGAGAVWQAVCQEQAHTIPGALCFYGSSIRTMLDAVPTVPVELIFPDHESHFDVQCVVQSLQGKPMTKCHVVPYGHGFMNPLSENYDGEGYERWFHWILDRIKSSI